One segment of Drosophila ananassae strain 14024-0371.13 chromosome 3R, ASM1763931v2, whole genome shotgun sequence DNA contains the following:
- the LOC6498433 gene encoding uncharacterized protein LOC6498433 isoform X1: MNRLLLQCLVTTILVYKVISVPTTSTMSTSIQTTSEIPQQDDDDDDWDEDDDSLESDDDGRVYKNPRNSPSTECPRDEEQATLLGQKCLRKCSSDEDCKSKKKKCLCDGVCGNSCIKPDRECPELAQPTLGQVTVAGRHFGARASYACPHGYHVVGLQSRLCQADGNWAGAEPACKQNIYCLKPPQIEHARNSALPEQETFDLDSTVQYHCHTGYVTNGFPRAKCLAIDNQASWYGPDIQCEPRTCGQPPDPAYGWHAGECYTYGCKITYNCGTGYELVGKHERYCQSDGSWTPKELPTCVLVTSVVCPTPENPKNGKATYTTLAYNSVVSYECRYGYTLVGESSSRCGADRKWSGTLPTCKEINCGHPGVLYNGWIENIEAGTGLGASIIFRCQPEMTINGLGSSVCQIDGRWRNALPECLAPCVVPTISQGIVIPIEITTDENGTTIITPTTTTTQSPTQAQTIGGGGVEKVKHGTALEVKCDENYEFPVSVLSPPTCNNGTWSIIPRCVPARCKSMPRPPKHGMVMAPKTEHGMKARFKCKDGFKLVSPEGKDVTDPHDYVLTCSFGNWTGETPKCDEVFCSFPGYIKNGKVLLVGNMGLYDYRPYVKKIVNNKQIMYDCEKGYVLEIGPPGATCVGGKWRPLELPQCLLGQHPRLRWNRRRRRSLQIRQLRSVYLLRRQRQLQRQLIENEKYLQTVNLPIQPSSHYRVKRSPQPAPKPKPHPSDIDLAFSKYYQKIKERYQRYVAKMLSHDQIYRKIYDHDPRSQNLYAYDHGEMILQSKTNYKDYDRGNNHGNNGNRGVVPLPNINQRTRSRPKGSVHHVTNDPPLANHSPPMDPRSNHVNTTRSYMEQLKAQMVKRRRKRNSSQAPPPSAATLPEVDVDSSDGGEAGGKGGNGKRLRGPCEDLDWDSFANITTVRPGKAPGRNAVGIMLQLECNAGFKLNIKGENATARCIRGIWKPETPKCLSAPCLVPAVEHGQYYKVEPHTKQLSDKPSLTPLSTYEEIQSNEFITLECEDGFNIQGSAQLRCAHGSWSVNAFSECTSVPCTLPNIPGVIYDGGYRAGLTIGHGSTVSVRCDLSTNNNPIEMSCHKGVLTPPSIHCESGLRKSREEVEHATPTPTTHTKVDSHNDVENDHDHHHDNGTDDHDDLKMCGPPSLTDGALIYKNADHPELDGAYESGTEIFFNCIPNAAGDRQTWRIICDNGQWIGRSYNCENGTCVFKNNEPNVVSFYNDLEIREDVVDFPPGASIISRCVDIGKFSMTGSHERTCIHSEWTNTKPICSGLNQENDYAMEKAPTILFRHQNGPIAQSNDGKLIVYPGTTLHMECLWMRRFGNPKWNVSHVHKNYTEGWVTEADEGRDSTLEYRLSIFDAASDDTGFYSCMTPARHEHTVEVVVLAINCPEIPMRRGLIVNTNDTKLSTRALLSCANGNSLIGASELFCLPSGNWSAPLPVCESVECGDIPLGSNASSPRVSVLSREVGGRAAFSCASGYGLRGPAEAICNPTGEWSAPLPTCVEVQCDNPGAPQNGYAQGSAPYRAGDVVQFNCNPEYMMQGQPIIACQDNGRWSGGLPKCVQACSYPGTVISGRMSSVKFYYAIGESITFTCDAGLELRGSKVLKCLKNGKWSSAIPTCVANDGPAPVSSTKHLATTMG; encoded by the exons ATGAATCGTCTGCTGCTACAGTGTCTGGTGACCACCATCCTGGTCTACAAAG TGATTTCAGTGCCAACCACCAGCACGATGAGCACCAGCATACAGACCACCTCGGAGATACCACAGCAGgacgatgacgacgacgactGGGATGAGGATGATGACTCCCTGGAATCGGACGATGATGGACGTGTCTACAAGAATCCTCGCAACTCCCCATCTACCGAGTGTCCTCGTGACGAGGAGCAGGCCACTCTCCTAGGACAAAAGTGTCTGAGGAAGTGTTCCTCCGATGAGGACTGTAAGAGCAAAAAGAAGAAGTGCCTGTGCGATGGCGTTTGTGGAAACTCTTGTATTAAGCCAG ATCGCGAATGCCCGGAACTAGCGCAGCCCACCTTGGGTCAAGTCACTGTTGCTGGTCGTCACTTTGGAGCTCGTGCATCCTATGCCTGTCCCCATGGCTACCATGTGGTGGGCTTGCAGAGTCGTCTTTGCCAGgcggatggaaattgggccGGTGCCGAGCCAGCCTGTAAGCAGAACA TTTATTGCCTGAAGCCGCCACAGATTGAGCATGCTCGGAATTCAGCCTTGCCGGAGCAGGAGACCTTTGACCTGGACTCTACCGTGCAGTATCATTGCCACACCGGCTACGTGACCAACGGATTCCCCAGGGCCAAGTGCCTGGCCATCGACAACCAGGCTAGCTGGTATGGTCCGGATATTCAGTGCGAAC CCCGCACATGTGGACAGCCTCCGGATCCGGCCTACGGATGGCATGCCGGCGAGTGCTATACGTACGGATGCAAGATCACCTACAATTGTGGAACAGGCTATGAGCTGGTGGGAAAACACGAGAGGTATTGCCAATCGGATGGATCGTGGACTCCGAAGGAGCTGCCCACCTGTGTCT TGGTCACCTCGGTGGTGTGTCCCACTCCGGAGAACCCCAAGAACGGTAAGGCCACCTACACCACCCTGGCCTACAATTCGGTGGTGAGCTACGAGTGCCGCTACGGCTACACCCTCGTGGGCGAGAGCTCCAGCCGATGTGGTGCGGATCGCAAGTGGAGTGGCACACTGCCCACCTGCAAAG aaattaattGCGGACATCCTGGAGTGTTGTACAATGGATGGATTGAGAACATTGAGGCCGGCACTGGGCTGGGGGCTAGCATAATCTTTAGATGTCAGCCGGAAATGACGATCAACGGGTTAGGATCCAGTGTCTGTCAGATCGACGGTCGCTGGCGGAACGCCCTTCCCGAGTGCCTGGCTCCTTGTGTGGTGCCCACCATTTCGCAGGGCATCGTCATCCCCATCGAGATAACCACGGATGAGAATGGGACAACTATCATCACGCCCACAACCACGACGACACAGTCGCCTACTCAGGCGCAGACAATCGGTGGCGGCGGCGTGGAGAAGGTGAAACACGGCACGGCTTTGGAGGTGAAGTGCGATGAGAACTACGAGTTTCCCGTCTCAGTGCTGAGTCCACCCACCTGCAACAACGGCACCTGGAGCATCATACCACGATGCGTTCCCGCCAGATGCAAGAGCATGCCCCGGCCTCCGAAGCATGGAATGGTAATGGCGCCCAAGACGGAGCACGGGATGAAGGCGCGCTTCAAGTGCAAGGACGGCTTTAAGCTGGTCAGTCCCGAGGGAAAGGATGTGACTGATCCCCATGACTATGTCCTGACCTGCTCATTCGGCAACTGGACGGGGGAGACGCCCAAGTGTGACGAGGTCTTCTGCTCCTTCCCCGGATACATCAAGAACGGGAAGGTGCTACTTGTGGGCAACATGGGGTTGTACGACTACAGGCCCTATGTGAAAAAAATAGTGAACAACAAGCAGATAATGTACGACTGCGAGAAGGGCTATGTTCTAGAG ATTGGTCCGCCGGGAGCCACATGCGTGGGTGGTAAGTGGCGTCCTCTGGAGCTGCCACAGTGTCTGCTGGGGCAGCATCCCCGTCTGCGCTGGAACCGCCGTCGTCGTCGCTCTCTTCAGATCCGGCAGCTTAGATCTGTGTACCTGCTAAGACGGCAACGTCAACTCCAAAGACAACTTATTGAGAATGAAAAATATCTCCAAACAG tAAATCTTCCTATTCAGCCATCGAGCCACTACCGCGTCAAACGAAGCCCCCAGCCAGCCCCAAAGCCGAAACCACATCCTTCCGACATCGATCTTGCCTTCTCGAAGTACTACCAGAAAATCAAGGAGCGCTACCAGCGCTATGTGGCTAAAATGCTGAGCCACGATCAGATCTACCGCAAGATTTATGACCACGACCCCAGGAGTCAGAATCTCTATGCCTACGACCATGGTGAGATGATCTTGCAAAGCAAGACCAACTATAAGGACTATGACCGCGGAAACAACCATGGAAACAATGGAAACAGAGGAGTGGTGCCCCTACCCAATATTAACCAGCGGACGAGGTCTCGACCGAAGGGCAGTGTCCATCATGTTACCAATGATCCGCCGTTGGCTAACCATTCGCCGCCAATGGATCCGCGCAGTAACCACGTAAACACCACTAGGTCGTACATGGAGCAACTCAAGGCTCAAATGGTCAAGAGGCGACGTAAACGGAATTCCAGTCAGGCGCCTCCTCCTTCGGCAGCCACACTTCCAGAAGTGGATGTAGACAGCAGCGATGGCGGCGAAGCCGGCGGAAAAGGTGGCAACGGAAAGAGACTGCGCGGCCCATGTGAAGATCTCGACTGGGATAGCTTTGCCAATATCACCACGGTGCGACCGGGCAAGGCTCCGGGTAGAAATGCCGTTGGAATTATGCTTCAGCTAGAGTGCAACGCCGGATTCAAGCTAAACATTAAGGGCGAGAACGCTACGGCACGGTGTATCCGGGGAATTTGGAAGCCAGAGACACCAAAGTGCCTCTCCGCGCCTTGTTTGGTTCCAGCCGTAGAGCATGGCCAATATTACAAAGTGGAGCCGCATACGAAGCAGCTAAGCGACAAGCCCTCTCTTACTCCCTTGTCCACCTACGAGGAGATCCAGTCCAACGAGTTCATTACCCTGGAGTGCGAGGATGGGTTCAACATTCAG GGCTCCGCTCAACTCCGATGTGCCCATGGATCATGGTCGGTGAATGCCTTCTCCGAATGCACCTCGGTGCCCTGCACCTTGCCCAATATCCCGGGAGTGATTTACGAC GGAGGCTATCGAGCGGGATTGACCATAGGTCATGGCAGTACTGTTAGCGTTCGCTGTGACCTCTCCACCAACAATAATCCCATCGAAATGTCGTGCCACAAGGGCGTTCTTACCCCACCAAGCATCCACTGCGAGTCCGGATTGAGGAAGTCACGCGAGGAGGTGGAacatgccacgcccacacccACGACTCACACTAAGGTGGACTCACACAATGACGTGGAAAACGATCACGATCACCACCACGACAACGGCACAGATGACCACGACGACCTGAAGATGTGCGGGCCGCCCAGCCTTACTGACGGAGCCCTGATCTACAA GAATGCCGACCACCCGGAGTTGGATGGCGCCTACGAGAGCGGCACAGAGATCTTCTTCAACTGCATCCCCAATGCAGCCGGAGATAGGCAGACATGGCGCATAATCTGCGACAATGGGCAGTGGATAGGACGATCCTATAATTGCG AGAACGGAACGTGTGTGTTTAAAAACAATGAGCCCAATGTGGTTAGTTTCTACAATGACCTGGAGATCCGTGAAGATGTTGTGGATTTCCCTCCCGGAGCCAGTATCATCTCCAG GTGTGTGGACATTGGAAAGTTCTCTATGACCGGCAGCCACGAAAGGACCTGCATACATTCCGAGTGGACCAACACCAAGCCCATTTGCTCTGGCCTCAATCAGGAAAATGACTATGCAA TGGAGAAAGCGCCGACTATCCTATTCCGCCATCAGAACGGACCTATTGCCCAAAGCAATGATGGCAAGCTGATCGTATATCCGGGCACTACTCTTCATATGGAGTGTCTGTGGATGCGGCGTTTTGGAAATCCCAAGTGGAACGTTAGTCATGTACACAA GAACTACACAGAGGGCTGGGTAACCGAAGCCGATGAGGGCCGGGACTCGACGCTTGAGTACCGGCTGAGCATCTTTGACGCAGCTAGCGACGACACCGGCTTCTACTCCTGCATGACACCGGCGAGGCACGAGCACACTGTTGAGGTGGTTGTGCTGGCAATCAACTGTCCGGAGATACCGATGCGACGTGGACTGATTGTGAACACCAACGACACTAAACTCAGCACCCGCGCCCTGTTGTCCTGCGCCAATGGGAACTCGCTGATCGGGGCCTCGGAGCTTTTCTGCCTGCCGAGTGGCAATTGGAGCGCTCCGTTGCCGGTTTGCGAGAGCGTCGAGTGTGGCGACATCCCGTTGGGGAGCAACGCGAGCTCGCCGCGCGTCTCTGTGCTGTCGCGCGAGGTGGGCGGCCGAGCGGCCTTCTCGTGCGCATCTGGATATGGATTGCGAGGCCCAGCAGAGGCCATATGCAATCCGACGGGCGAGTGGTCAGCACCGCTGCCCACCTGCGTTGAGGTGCAATGCGACAACCCGGGGGCGCCGCAAAACGGTTACGCCCAAGGCTCGGCCCCTTATCGGGCCGGCGATGTGGTCCAGTTCAATTGCAACCCGGAGTACATGATGCAAGGCCAACCGATCATAGCCTGCCAGGACAACGGGCGCTGGTCGGGTGGGCTACCCAAGTGCGTCCAGGCTTGCTCCTACCCGGGCACGGTCATCAGCGGTCGGATGTCCTCCGTCAAGTTCTACTACGCCATCGGCGAGAGCATCACGTTCACCTGCGATGCTGGCCTCGAGCTGCGTGGTTCCAAGGTACTTAAGTGCCTGAAGAACGGAAAATGGTCCAGCGCTATTCCCACATGTGTCGCCAACGATGGACCTGCGCCTGTCAGCTCCACCAAGCACCTGGCCACCACCATGGGATAA
- the LOC6498434 gene encoding rho guanine nucleotide exchange factor 18, translating into MDNAGDDSDGDVVTDFLNSNCSDPNTSPSSAVNGVQRVTVESQNYCIPVINAPAPPVESAPVPVPPSVITPAPQHNNINNNMIPTINVTPHSPALASKYNNIFEDTLSQLQSIRETVVQMKNSSTSSHPMQDGLGNHNMLSAALLSSSLPDLTGAGTGSGAHGAHSSQYAMWTSNAPQQCLLLHTDRRKSWTAVDDGGGDCTNKSVSLSSLDSEEQETIRVTEQRRRSARNSTGGISTHSLNEAELARDFERIAAKRSLATEIISRIPLQKSISTSSIIAKEDIKAIARHLTDSEDENQSLLRSHASHKIEVYDNAEKRPKRGSLFFRKKKPKTKSKSLVGGQLSACDVCGANITLAQIKEHHLECKVRKMASGQDFYDGPDAGAFSNPEDQPLIRSDLQFLNEPPIEAQDLGADPSLGIVLKEHDSWTPGVPKELLKSLKELQIKRQEHIYEFIMTEKHHCQTLIVMQKVFVESLERHFPSLNLNSMFPRLQQLTDLHTCFLRQLRLKQREQPMVDSIADILLDFFSLEQAQCLRLAYGEFCANHRSALEQFKLCLTEQSFAEWYKHCLQNPLLKKKGIPECILFVTQRLTKYPLLIEPLLKSARDNKLETDKLQHALNLVKSLLVDVDACVAEKELRERQLEIYGRVDPKSFAIYKNKPFRKTELGVESRRRLKFDGLATLMQGRAKTQLVLVVVLTDCLCFLSENSGHNKYSFFTPEHKAGVVPLQKLLIREKAGTESRGIYIISSNPDFPEMYELKVQTPKDKNTWIQTIRQAVLDCPATDIIEAEDLTAEEKLRIGVNRRETIEKMRQKDIEQALLLEEKLMLQLNLLKEQQPFGDVTGTANGGSAASFLAAFGSYKDLVTADCDTNELWRRVLNTVQDISQLASTIYSAVTGQPVPRALSSVSEKQSEQFSSPTLPKRAETFAGFDEKRGKLGAKLVLTPRLQELEEKRESKQPEQPLENNYAVLQVSHHLQTLLCIISQQMTSIHSLQLQLALYRESPRSSAYTHKDQLEELRNLQDKLQEEKTAWQRQQKQQQDELNEMRAQQLKLQQQIKAEQEDVRQQREQLYRKMELLSSQGLLLSPSTPLPPVNTNHPQHPGPLAPIASLEDGHELDTGAPGPGNTTPSVTGTVDRRKEKWLSGPSSCKTPPVNLLSANNAPKANATLVKQKIPMKLSSLSSSGSSSSRVDKSASFNSASPSVSSGSVQQMFPLKLADRRAVTSANSATTPSGIVPQHSRTGSSPAIIQQTTTAATPTTSAVTRTDSTVHYMQRTPTSSRTGIARTTGIGVGGGTAPRAKAEEEEIYF; encoded by the exons ATGGATAACGCAGGCGACGACAGCGACGGCGATGTAGTGACCGATTTTCTAAACTCTAACTGCAGCGATCCTAACACTTCCCCCTCTTCGGCTGTAAACGGTGTCCAGCGGGTGACCGTTGAGAGCCAGAACTACTGTATACCCGTCATTAACGCTCCTGCCCCGCCTGTCGAGTCGGCTCCGGTTCCAGTTCCCCCTTCAGTGATCACTCCTGCACCTCAGCATAataacatcaacaacaacatgaTACCCACCATTAATGTGACACCACACAGTCCGGCACTCGCCTCCAAGTACAACAACATATTTGAGGACACACTCAGTCAGCTGCAGAGTATCCGCGAGACGGTGGTCCAAATGAAAAACTCCTCCACATCCAGCCACCCCATGCAAGATGGTTTGGGAAACCATAACATGCTTTCCGCTGCCCTTCTTAGCTCCTCGTTACCAGATCTTACAGGTGCAGGTACGGGCTCTGGAGCACACGGTGCTCATTCTTCCCAATATGCAATGTGGACATCGAATGCGCCGCAGCAGTGTCTGCTCCTGCACACCGATCGCAGGAAGTCCTGGACAGCGGTGGACGACGGCGGCGGCGACTGCACTAACAAAAGCGTCAGTCTATCCAGCTTGGACAGCGAGGAGCAGGAGACGATCCGTGTCACCGAACAGCGGCGAAGGTCGGCGAGAAATAGCACCGGAG GCATTTCCACCCACTCGCTTAATGAGGCGGAGTTGGCGCGGGATTTCGAGCGGATTGCAGCCAAAAGGAGCCTGGCCACGGAGATAATTAGCCGAATACCACTGCAGAAGAGCATCTCCACCAGCTCGATCATCGCCAAGGAGGACATCAAGGCGATCGCCCGCCATCTGACGGACAGCGAAGATGAGAACCAGAGTCTGTTGCGCTCTCACGCATCCCACAAGATCGAGGTCTACGACAACGCAGAGAAGCGCCCGAAGCGCGGCTCCCTCTTCTTTCGGAAAAAGAAGCCCAAAACAAAGTCGAAATCTTTAGTCGGGGGACAACTAAGCGCCTGCGACGTGTGCGGAGCAAACATCACACTGGCCCAGATCAAGGAGCATCACCTGGAGTGCAAGGTACGAAAGATGGCATCCGGCCAGGACTTCTACGATGGTCCCGATGCCGGTGCGTTTAGCAATCCAGAGGATCAGCCGCTCATCCGCTCCGATCTTCAATTTCTTAATGAACCACCTATTGAGGCCCAGGATCTGGGCGCCGACCCGTCCCTCGGTATCGTCCTCAAGGAACATGACTCATGGACACCTGGGGTGCCAAAGGAGTTGCTCAAATCACTCAAGGAGCTGCAGATCAAACGGCAGGAGCACATCTACGAATTCATCATGACCGAAAAGCACCACTGCCAAACGCTGATTGTTATGCAGAAGGTGTTTGTCGAGAGTCTAGAACGGCATTTTCCGTCCCTTAACCTGAACAGCATGTTCCCGAGGCTGCAGCAGCTCACCGATCTGCACACATGCTTTTTACGTCAACTGCGCCTCAAGCAGCGTGAGCAGCCGATGGTGGACAGCATTGCGGACATTCTGCTGGACTTCTTTTCTCTGGAGCAGGCGCAGTGCCTGAGGCTGGCCTACGGCGAGTTCTGTGCCAATCATCGCAGTGCGCTGGAGCAGTTTAAATTGTGTCTGACTGAGCAGAGCTTCGCCGAGTGGTACAAACACTGCCTTCAAAATCCGCTCCTAAAGAAAAAGGGCATCCCTGAGTGCATCCTGTTTGTGACGCAGCGTCTCACCAAGTATCCACTATTGATTGAACCCCTGCTGAAGAGCGCTCGGGATAACAAGTTGGAGACGGACAAACTACAGCATGCTCTAAACTTGGTTAAGTCCCTCCTAGTGGATGTAGATGCTTGCGTGGCGGAGAAGGAGTTGCGGGAACGGCAGTTGGAGATTTATGGACGTGTGGACCCCAAATCGTTTGCTATTTACAAGAACAAACCCTTCCGTAAAACGGAACTCGGCGTGGAGTCGCGGCGACGCCTGAAGTTCGATGGCTTGGCAACTTTGATGCAGGGCAGGGCCAAGACGCAACTGGTCCTGGTGGTAGTACTCACTGATTGCCTATGCTTCCTTAGTGAGAACTCTGGCCACAACAAATACTCGTTTTTCACCCCGGAACATAAGGCCGGAGTGGTGCCGCTCCAAAAATTGCTCATTCGCGAAAAGGCTGGCACCGAATCCCGAGGCATATACATCATTAGCTCCAATCCGGACTTCCCTGAGATGTACGAGCTGAAGGTGCAAACGCCAAAAGACAAAAACACATGGATCCAGACTATCCGACAAGCTGTACTCGATTGTCCGGCCACGGATATCATTGAAGCGGAAGATCTCACAGCAGAAGAAAAGCTGAGAATCGGCGTCAACAGGCGTGAAACTATCGAGAAGATGCGGCAAAAGGATATCGAGCAGGCattgctgctggaggagaagCTTATGTTGCAGCTGAATCTGCTCAAGGAGCAGCAACCCTTTGGCGATGTGACTGGTACCGCTAATGGCGGTAGTGCAGCAAGCTTTTTGGCGGCTTTCGGCTCATACAAGGATCTTGTTACCGCTGATTGCGATACGAATGAGCTTTGGCGCCGAGTCCTAAACACAGTGCAGGACATAAGCCAACTGGCATCCACCATATACTCGGCAGTTACGGGTCAGCCAGTGCCACGAGCACTAAGCAGCGTAAGCGAGAAGCAAAGTGAACAGTTCTCATCGCCCACTCTGCCGAAACGAGCGGAAACCTTTGCTGGATTTGACGAAAAGCGGGGAAAACTCGGTGCTAAGCTAGTGCTTACACCTCGACTCCAGGAGCTTGAAGAGAAGCGGGAGTCGAAGCAGCCGGAGCAGCCTCTGGAGAATAACTATGCAGTGCTGCAGGTGTCGCACCATCTGCAGACATTGCTTTGCATCATATCGCAGCAGATGACCAGCATTCACAGTCTTCAGTTGCAGCTAGCTCTCTACAGGGAGAGTCCTCGGTCCAGCGCATACACACACAAGGATCAGTTAGAGGAGCTACGCAATCTACAGGACAAGTTGCAGGAGGAGAAGACCGCGTGGCAGCGGCAACAAAAGCAGCAACAAGACGAGCTTAACGAGATGCGGGCTCAACAGTTGAAACTGCAGCAACAGATCAAGGCCGAGCAAGAGGATGTGCGTCAGCAACGCGAGCAACTCTACCGGAAAATGGAGTTGCTCTCAAGCCAAGGCTTGCTTCTTTCGCCCAGCACTCCTTTACCTCCGGTCAACACCAATCATCCCCAACATCCTGGTCCCCTAGCTCCGATTGCCTCTCTAGAGGATGGTCACGAACTCGACACAGGCGCCCCAGGACCAGGAAACACAACGCCAAGCGTGACCGGCACTGTAGATCGTCGAAAAGAGAAATGGTTGAGTGGCCCCTCTAGTTGCAAGACTCCGCCCGTGAATTTACTTAGCGCGAATAATGCGCCAAAGGCTAACGCAACTCTAGTTAAGCAGAAGATTCCCATGAAGCTCTCTTCGCTGTCTTCGAGTGGCAGTTCCAGCTCTCGGGTAGACAAATCCGCCAGCTTTAATAGCGCCTCTCCGTCTGTGTCTTCGGGCAGTGTGCAGCAGATGTTTCCCCTTAAATTGGCGGACAGGAGGGCAGTCACATCCGCAAATAGTGCAACGACTCCATCGGGCATAGTCCCGCAGCATTCGCGTACGGGCAGCTCCCCGGCGATTATCCAGCAGACAACGACAGCGGCCACGCCCACTACGAGTGCAGTAACTCGGACGGACTCCACCGTTCATTATATGCAACGGACTCCGACGAGCAGTCGGACGGGAATCGCCCGAACGACCGGCATTGGAGTAGGCGGTGGGACAGCACCGCGGGCCAAGGCCGAAGAGGAGGAGATTTACTTTTGA
- the LOC6498433 gene encoding protein lev-9 isoform X2, producing MNRLLLQCLVTTILVYKVISVPTTSTMSTSIQTTSEIPQQDDDDDDWDEDDDSLESDDDGRVYKNPRNSPSTECPRDEEQATLLGQKCLRKCSSDEDCKSKKKKCLCDGVCGNSCIKPDRECPELAQPTLGQVTVAGRHFGARASYACPHGYHVVGLQSRLCQADGNWAGAEPACKQNIYCLKPPQIEHARNSALPEQETFDLDSTVQYHCHTGYVTNGFPRAKCLAIDNQASWYGPDIQCEPRTCGQPPDPAYGWHAGECYTYGCKITYNCGTGYELVGKHERYCQSDGSWTPKELPTCVSDSANVTTTQAPLS from the exons ATGAATCGTCTGCTGCTACAGTGTCTGGTGACCACCATCCTGGTCTACAAAG TGATTTCAGTGCCAACCACCAGCACGATGAGCACCAGCATACAGACCACCTCGGAGATACCACAGCAGgacgatgacgacgacgactGGGATGAGGATGATGACTCCCTGGAATCGGACGATGATGGACGTGTCTACAAGAATCCTCGCAACTCCCCATCTACCGAGTGTCCTCGTGACGAGGAGCAGGCCACTCTCCTAGGACAAAAGTGTCTGAGGAAGTGTTCCTCCGATGAGGACTGTAAGAGCAAAAAGAAGAAGTGCCTGTGCGATGGCGTTTGTGGAAACTCTTGTATTAAGCCAG ATCGCGAATGCCCGGAACTAGCGCAGCCCACCTTGGGTCAAGTCACTGTTGCTGGTCGTCACTTTGGAGCTCGTGCATCCTATGCCTGTCCCCATGGCTACCATGTGGTGGGCTTGCAGAGTCGTCTTTGCCAGgcggatggaaattgggccGGTGCCGAGCCAGCCTGTAAGCAGAACA TTTATTGCCTGAAGCCGCCACAGATTGAGCATGCTCGGAATTCAGCCTTGCCGGAGCAGGAGACCTTTGACCTGGACTCTACCGTGCAGTATCATTGCCACACCGGCTACGTGACCAACGGATTCCCCAGGGCCAAGTGCCTGGCCATCGACAACCAGGCTAGCTGGTATGGTCCGGATATTCAGTGCGAAC CCCGCACATGTGGACAGCCTCCGGATCCGGCCTACGGATGGCATGCCGGCGAGTGCTATACGTACGGATGCAAGATCACCTACAATTGTGGAACAGGCTATGAGCTGGTGGGAAAACACGAGAGGTATTGCCAATCGGATGGATCGTGGACTCCGAAGGAGCTGCCCACCTGTGTCT CGGATAGCGCAAATGTAACCACCACCCAAGCGCCGTTGTCCTAG